One genomic segment of Natrialbaceae archaeon AArc-T1-2 includes these proteins:
- a CDS encoding HEAT repeat domain-containing protein, whose product MSDEETDADVDLESEIEAIREDLAAVREDVEPVRPTVAPVRDDLEPVEDELEAAETEDDLDDVEEHLEPVREELETVREEFDAVRDRFDEIELPEPEEDEDEEVEDEEPSGPLADLEAEYEDVEAELDDVEDEIDDVESGIDDVEDGVEEQRGPYADDVVSAVDDARREITGTRWTEAEGHGQLTASVETFLETAAAGLIDIAESIADGDDVPDRLDATLESVADAVEDADLDPDDDAETIAGLLEATDDLASGIDDATEWTDLEVREQLRREGYYDVLDHVKDFPPEWHALKVHEKRGNVEMVLLALESLGSEFMEEHCLEALKRMGPEEAIDPMLQRAGRRDEAAIETLGKIGVADEEVVETLLDYVDSNPQLQKPAFRALGELGAEEAIQPIANQLVADEPEVRSHAARALGLIGDTRAIEPLSDVLAEDDEDTVRASAAWALNRIGTAEALEAAAEYADDCSYIVQAEAEKAANV is encoded by the coding sequence ATGAGCGACGAGGAGACGGACGCAGATGTCGACCTCGAGTCCGAGATCGAGGCCATCCGCGAAGACCTCGCGGCCGTCCGCGAGGATGTCGAACCCGTCCGCCCGACGGTCGCTCCCGTCCGGGACGATCTCGAGCCCGTCGAAGACGAACTCGAGGCCGCCGAGACCGAAGACGACTTAGACGACGTCGAAGAACACCTCGAGCCCGTCCGCGAGGAACTCGAGACCGTCCGCGAGGAGTTCGACGCGGTTCGCGATCGGTTCGACGAGATCGAGTTGCCGGAGCCGGAGGAAGACGAGGACGAAGAAGTGGAAGACGAGGAGCCGAGCGGTCCGCTCGCAGATCTCGAGGCCGAGTACGAGGACGTTGAGGCGGAACTCGACGACGTCGAAGACGAGATCGACGACGTCGAGAGCGGAATCGACGACGTCGAGGACGGCGTCGAAGAGCAACGCGGTCCCTACGCCGACGACGTCGTCTCGGCGGTCGACGACGCCCGACGCGAGATCACGGGCACCCGCTGGACCGAGGCGGAGGGTCACGGGCAACTCACAGCGAGCGTCGAGACGTTCCTCGAGACCGCCGCCGCCGGCCTGATCGACATTGCGGAGTCGATCGCCGACGGCGACGACGTGCCGGACCGACTCGATGCCACTCTCGAAAGCGTCGCCGACGCCGTCGAAGACGCCGACCTCGATCCCGACGACGACGCCGAGACGATCGCTGGCCTGCTCGAGGCGACCGACGACCTCGCGTCTGGAATCGACGACGCGACCGAGTGGACGGACCTCGAGGTGCGCGAACAGCTCCGCCGGGAGGGCTACTACGACGTGCTCGATCACGTCAAGGACTTCCCGCCGGAGTGGCACGCACTGAAAGTCCACGAGAAACGCGGCAACGTCGAGATGGTCCTGCTCGCACTCGAGTCGCTGGGGTCTGAGTTCATGGAAGAACACTGTCTCGAGGCGCTCAAACGGATGGGGCCCGAGGAGGCGATCGATCCGATGCTCCAGCGGGCGGGACGGCGCGACGAGGCGGCGATCGAGACCCTCGGCAAGATCGGCGTCGCAGACGAGGAGGTCGTCGAGACGCTGCTCGATTACGTCGATTCGAACCCTCAGCTCCAGAAACCCGCGTTCAGGGCGCTCGGAGAGCTCGGCGCGGAGGAAGCGATCCAGCCGATCGCGAACCAGCTCGTCGCCGACGAGCCCGAGGTGCGAAGCCACGCCGCCCGCGCGCTCGGTCTGATCGGTGATACCCGCGCCATCGAACCGCTTTCTGACGTCTTGGCCGAGGACGACGAGGATACCGTCCGGGCAAGTGCCGCCTGGGCGCTCAACCGGATCGGCACCGCCGAGGCGCTCGAGGCCGCCGCCGAGTACGCCGACGACTGCTCCTACATCGTCCAGGCCGAAGCCGAGAAGGCGGCGAACGTTTAA
- a CDS encoding protein sorting system archaetidylserine synthase (This PssA-like phosphatidyltransferase, along with a PssD-like decarboxylase, is required in Haloarchaea for the archaeosortase ArtA to replace the PGF-CTERM sorting signal with a C-terminal lipid anchor.): protein MLPRFVGRLGVADAVTIANAALGFVAVVVAFVDVHLAARLVLLAAVADGLDGILARRYGGTPAGPYLDSLADVASFAIAPAVLAFVVVTDGLGGFETLTLEFLLVSVVCATFVAMAVARLGMYTAYDTTTEYTEGVQTTLAATIIGAAILAGVTEPWLVIGGTALFAYLMVSPIRYPDLLARDALIMGVVHVLAIVIPDFAGRTFPYALLTLGLAYMLLAPWLYWANGSSIADAEYGNA from the coding sequence ATGCTGCCCCGGTTCGTCGGACGACTCGGCGTCGCCGACGCGGTGACGATCGCAAACGCCGCGCTCGGGTTCGTCGCCGTCGTCGTCGCGTTCGTCGACGTACATCTCGCGGCCAGGCTCGTCCTGCTCGCGGCGGTCGCCGACGGACTCGACGGTATCCTCGCCAGACGGTACGGCGGCACGCCGGCGGGGCCGTACCTCGACTCGCTCGCCGACGTCGCCTCGTTCGCTATCGCACCCGCCGTCCTCGCGTTCGTCGTCGTCACCGACGGGCTGGGTGGGTTCGAGACGCTGACACTCGAGTTCCTCCTCGTGAGCGTCGTCTGTGCGACGTTCGTCGCGATGGCCGTCGCCCGGCTCGGAATGTACACCGCCTACGACACGACCACGGAGTACACCGAGGGCGTCCAGACGACGCTCGCGGCGACGATCATCGGGGCCGCAATTCTCGCCGGCGTCACCGAACCGTGGCTCGTCATCGGGGGCACCGCGTTGTTCGCGTATCTGATGGTCTCGCCGATCCGATACCCCGATCTGCTCGCCCGCGACGCGTTGATCATGGGCGTCGTCCACGTGCTCGCGATTGTGATCCCCGACTTCGCCGGCCGGACGTTTCCGTACGCCTTGCTCACGCTCGGACTGGCGTACATGTTGCTCGCCCCGTGGCTGTACTGGGCAAACGGCTCGTCGATCGCCGACGCGGAGTATGGAAACGCTTAG
- a CDS encoding cupredoxin domain-containing protein, producing MHRRAYLAAVAGGGFAGLAGCTALGSLGNFGVDNYDIGMTRNEFVPDEYEVTVGETVVWKNTSGSLHTVTAYEGSIPDGAEYFASGGYDSEEEAREAWHDDFGGGFDPDALFEHTFEVPGTYSYFCIPHEMDGHGAVRMDGLVHVTE from the coding sequence ATGCATCGGCGCGCCTATCTCGCTGCAGTCGCCGGCGGCGGCTTCGCCGGGCTCGCGGGCTGTACCGCGCTCGGTAGTCTCGGGAATTTCGGCGTCGACAACTACGACATCGGGATGACGCGAAACGAGTTCGTTCCGGACGAGTACGAGGTGACCGTCGGCGAAACCGTCGTCTGGAAGAACACGAGCGGTTCGTTACACACCGTCACCGCCTACGAGGGGAGTATTCCGGACGGTGCCGAGTACTTCGCGTCGGGTGGATACGACAGCGAGGAGGAAGCTCGCGAGGCGTGGCACGACGACTTCGGTGGCGGCTTCGATCCGGACGCGCTGTTCGAACACACGTTCGAGGTGCCGGGTACCTACTCGTATTTTTGTATTCCTCACGAGATGGACGGCCACGGCGCTGTTCGGATGGACGGACTCGTTCACGTCACCGAGTGA
- a CDS encoding 30S ribosomal protein S3ae has product MSERSVSRTKQEKRWYTVFAPEQFDREELGETPADEPEQVLDRTIETTLGDLRDDASENNTKLTFQVTDVGSDAAYTEFKAHSLTRDYLRSLVRRGASKIEAYVTVLTTDDYRVQIQPVAFTTKKADASQEQAIREQMVEMIESAAEERTFEELIDGVVEGRLSSAIYGEAKTIYPLRRVEIQKATLEAHPEEVAEEEATSVDVDEEATADD; this is encoded by the coding sequence ATGAGCGAACGATCAGTCTCACGCACGAAACAGGAAAAGCGGTGGTACACCGTGTTCGCCCCGGAGCAGTTCGACCGGGAGGAACTCGGCGAGACCCCCGCAGACGAACCGGAACAGGTACTCGACCGAACGATCGAGACGACGCTTGGCGACCTGCGCGACGACGCCAGCGAGAACAACACGAAACTTACCTTCCAGGTGACAGACGTCGGCAGCGACGCGGCCTACACCGAGTTCAAGGCTCACTCGCTGACCCGTGACTACCTGCGCTCGCTCGTTCGACGCGGTGCCTCGAAGATCGAAGCCTACGTCACCGTGTTGACAACCGACGACTACCGCGTCCAGATCCAGCCGGTCGCGTTCACGACGAAGAAGGCAGACGCGAGCCAGGAACAGGCCATCCGCGAGCAGATGGTCGAGATGATCGAGTCGGCTGCCGAAGAACGGACGTTCGAGGAACTTATCGACGGCGTCGTCGAAGGTCGACTCTCCTCGGCGATCTACGGCGAGGCGAAGACGATCTATCCGCTGCGTCGCGTCGAGATCCAGAAGGCGACCCTCGAGGCCCACCCCGAGGAGGTCGCCGAAGAAGAGGCGACCTCGGTCGACGTCGACGAGGAAGCGACGGCGGACGACTAG
- a CDS encoding KEOPS complex subunit Pcc1, producing the protein MTRTATIRTDHDDAALVARAIAPDNTDEMETTVEDGTVVTQIERETTGGLHSTIDDYVINLEVAATVAQHANRPADAGTDTDTDHS; encoded by the coding sequence ATGACCCGAACGGCGACGATCAGGACGGACCACGACGACGCTGCACTCGTCGCACGGGCGATCGCGCCCGACAACACCGACGAGATGGAGACGACCGTCGAGGACGGCACCGTCGTCACGCAGATCGAACGCGAGACGACCGGCGGGCTGCACTCGACGATCGACGACTACGTGATCAACCTCGAGGTCGCGGCCACAGTGGCACAGCACGCGAACCGGCCGGCGGACGCCGGCACCGATACAGACACAGACCACTCATGA
- a CDS encoding exonuclease, translating into MSTTGRHTSPSSAALESAGFVRITSRADGDALAAAGVLARALSERETAFQVTVSRTIEERTNRIEDGNGHDDASETVAIGAVDADVPQLGTGDRPATLETVSLVRELGVEPDPVLALAGAFASGVEPGAGETEPLLETARERGLLERRPGVAVPTADLADGLAHSTLYHAPWSGDREAVRETLDSLALGDRDDDAHRRVGSLVALETVGGEDAGRQAAETVARVLGPHVTPAAPFETVGGHADVLEATARTESGTGVALAIGHDVSEAALTAWREHGRRAHEALAVASTGRYDGLVVVDAGEGPVETIARLVADYRSPEPTVLAVGDGEAALYAREEPIGSALEGVARELEAGYDVGRRRGYLQYDPQLDDSAVITAVRER; encoded by the coding sequence ATGTCCACCACGGGTCGTCACACGTCGCCGTCATCCGCCGCCCTCGAGAGCGCCGGCTTCGTCCGGATCACGTCGCGGGCAGACGGCGACGCGTTGGCGGCCGCGGGAGTGCTCGCACGGGCACTTTCGGAACGCGAGACGGCGTTTCAGGTGACCGTCAGTCGGACGATCGAAGAACGGACGAACCGAATCGAAGACGGCAACGGTCACGACGATGCATCCGAGACCGTCGCGATCGGCGCCGTTGACGCCGACGTTCCCCAACTCGGGACCGGCGATCGACCGGCGACGCTCGAGACCGTCTCGCTCGTCCGAGAACTGGGCGTCGAGCCCGATCCCGTACTCGCGCTCGCAGGCGCGTTCGCGTCGGGTGTCGAGCCCGGTGCTGGCGAGACCGAACCGCTGCTCGAGACCGCTCGCGAACGCGGGTTGCTCGAGCGCCGACCCGGCGTGGCCGTCCCGACTGCCGATCTGGCAGATGGACTGGCACACTCGACGCTGTATCACGCGCCGTGGTCCGGCGACCGCGAGGCGGTCCGGGAGACGCTCGATTCGCTCGCACTCGGCGACCGTGACGACGACGCGCATCGTCGCGTCGGCTCGCTCGTCGCCCTCGAGACCGTCGGCGGCGAGGACGCCGGACGCCAAGCGGCGGAGACCGTCGCTCGAGTGCTGGGGCCACACGTGACGCCGGCGGCCCCGTTCGAGACGGTCGGTGGCCACGCCGACGTCCTCGAGGCGACGGCCCGGACCGAATCCGGGACGGGCGTCGCGCTCGCGATCGGCCACGACGTCAGCGAGGCGGCACTCACGGCCTGGCGCGAGCACGGTCGGCGCGCACACGAGGCGCTCGCGGTGGCCTCGACGGGTCGGTACGACGGCCTGGTCGTGGTCGACGCGGGCGAGGGACCGGTCGAGACGATCGCCCGACTCGTGGCGGACTATCGCTCGCCGGAACCGACCGTGCTCGCGGTCGGCGACGGCGAGGCCGCCCTCTACGCGCGTGAAGAGCCGATCGGCAGCGCGCTCGAGGGCGTCGCCCGTGAACTCGAAGCCGGCTACGACGTCGGCCGGCGACGTGGCTACCTGCAGTACGACCCACAGCTGGACGACTCGGCCGTGATCACGGCGGTGAGAGAGCGATGA
- a CDS encoding 30S ribosomal protein S15, giving the protein MARMHTRRRGSSGSDRPTADEPPEWSDVDPDEIEDRVVELAEQGHDPSQIGIKLRDEGVTGTPVPDVKLATGKKITEILEENDAEAAVPEDLRNLMERAVRLREHVQENPQDHQNKRALQNTESKVRRLVEYYRGNELDPGFTYSYDVAKEILEE; this is encoded by the coding sequence ATGGCACGAATGCATACCCGCCGTCGTGGCTCGTCCGGTTCGGACAGGCCAACGGCAGACGAACCACCGGAGTGGAGCGACGTCGACCCCGACGAGATCGAAGATCGGGTCGTCGAACTAGCAGAGCAGGGTCACGATCCCAGCCAGATCGGAATCAAGCTGCGTGATGAAGGCGTCACCGGCACGCCAGTCCCCGACGTCAAACTGGCGACGGGCAAGAAGATCACGGAGATCCTCGAAGAGAACGACGCCGAAGCCGCCGTTCCCGAGGACCTGCGAAACCTGATGGAACGTGCCGTGCGCCTGCGCGAGCACGTCCAGGAGAATCCCCAGGACCACCAGAACAAACGCGCACTCCAGAACACCGAATCGAAGGTGCGCCGGCTGGTGGAGTACTACCGCGGGAACGAACTCGATCCAGGCTTCACGTACTCCTACGACGTCGCCAAAGAGATCCTCGAGGAGTAG
- a CDS encoding transcription initiation factor IIB — MTQTKFRANQRTESDRQETEHRETEHDHEETTTCPECGGRLESEGAETVCRQCGLVVEEDEIDRGPEWRAFDATEKDEKSRVGAPTTKMMHDEGLSTNIGWQNKDAYGKSLSSRQRQKMQRLRTWNERFRTRDHKERNLKQALGEIDRMASALGLPENVRETASVIYRQALEQDLLPGRSIEGIATASLHAAARMEQVPRSIDEIDAVTRVDEEEFKRAYRYINRELGLEIQPADPLEYLPRFASELALEDETEHRARELLERAKRENLHSGKSPVGLAAAAIYAAGRLTNADLTQQEVSEVTEMSEVTIRNRYQELLAVEDARVGATADSGAEA, encoded by the coding sequence ATGACACAGACGAAATTCCGCGCTAACCAGCGCACCGAATCGGATCGACAGGAAACCGAACACCGCGAGACCGAACACGACCACGAGGAGACGACCACGTGTCCGGAGTGTGGCGGTCGCCTCGAGAGCGAAGGGGCCGAAACGGTCTGTCGCCAGTGTGGGCTCGTCGTCGAGGAAGACGAGATCGATCGCGGTCCCGAGTGGCGCGCGTTCGACGCCACCGAGAAAGACGAGAAAAGCCGCGTCGGCGCACCGACGACGAAGATGATGCACGACGAGGGGCTGTCGACGAACATCGGCTGGCAGAACAAAGACGCCTACGGCAAGTCCCTCTCGAGTCGCCAGCGCCAGAAGATGCAACGGCTGCGCACCTGGAACGAGCGGTTCCGCACGCGTGACCACAAGGAGCGAAACCTGAAACAGGCGCTGGGCGAGATCGACCGCATGGCCTCGGCTCTCGGTCTCCCCGAGAACGTCCGCGAGACCGCCTCGGTGATCTACCGCCAGGCCCTCGAGCAGGACCTGTTGCCGGGCCGGTCGATCGAGGGAATCGCGACCGCGAGTCTCCATGCCGCCGCACGGATGGAGCAGGTCCCGCGCTCGATCGACGAGATCGACGCCGTCACCCGCGTCGACGAAGAGGAGTTCAAACGCGCCTACCGGTACATCAACCGGGAACTCGGCCTCGAGATCCAGCCGGCCGATCCGCTCGAGTATCTCCCGCGGTTTGCGAGCGAACTCGCGCTCGAGGACGAGACCGAACACCGCGCCCGCGAACTGCTCGAGCGGGCCAAACGCGAGAACCTCCACAGCGGCAAGTCGCCGGTCGGGCTCGCTGCCGCGGCGATCTACGCGGCCGGACGGCTCACCAATGCCGACCTCACCCAGCAGGAGGTAAGCGAGGTCACGGAGATGAGCGAGGTTACGATCCGCAACCGGTACCAGGAGCTGCTCGCAGTGGAGGACGCCCGCGTCGGTGCCACCGCCGACAGTGGTGCCGAAGCGTAA
- a CDS encoding sulfite oxidase, which translates to MVAERPRDSRHEEIDAILDERDGSVTETRDDADKYTVVGAAHRRTFANWLTPVEEHFVCHRNDIPSIDEEAWTVSLTGQVEGSVSVADLEESYPTVAVAHTMECAGNGRGQHRPETGSVQWEFEAAATALWTGTPVRSILREHGIESPDGRWLTAIGGDPSDGDDIFARSIPLSKALEDCLLAYEMNGDPLPREHGYPVRLIVPGWYGVNSVKWVEELVIMDEMVTEGALDRPGKHASWQQESYRIHPEGVEPDAQATIDEVDTWAQLEGDVSYPYTFDANVMSLIGAPDGESPVPFDRDGITVRGVAWAGDDAVDYVDVSTDGGETWDEAELFGPDYDGAWRLFRYDWDVEPGTHVLFSRATDELGRRQPVSISDPDAWNEVLENDEYPWNEGGYAANAYEPNGVEVTILEGDDE; encoded by the coding sequence ATGGTTGCTGAACGTCCACGTGACAGTCGTCACGAGGAGATCGACGCGATTCTGGACGAACGGGACGGTAGCGTGACGGAGACGCGGGACGACGCCGACAAGTACACGGTCGTCGGTGCAGCCCACCGACGAACGTTCGCGAACTGGTTGACGCCTGTCGAGGAACACTTCGTCTGTCACAGAAACGATATCCCCTCAATCGACGAGGAGGCCTGGACCGTCTCGCTCACCGGGCAGGTCGAGGGGTCGGTCTCGGTTGCCGACCTCGAGGAGTCGTACCCGACAGTTGCGGTCGCACACACGATGGAGTGTGCCGGCAACGGTCGCGGCCAGCACCGCCCCGAAACCGGAAGCGTCCAGTGGGAGTTCGAGGCCGCGGCGACTGCGCTCTGGACCGGTACCCCGGTCCGTTCGATACTCCGAGAACACGGTATCGAGTCGCCCGACGGGCGGTGGCTCACGGCGATCGGCGGGGATCCCTCAGACGGCGACGACATCTTCGCACGATCGATCCCGCTCTCGAAGGCGCTCGAGGACTGTCTCCTCGCCTACGAGATGAACGGCGACCCGCTCCCTCGAGAGCACGGCTATCCGGTCAGGTTGATCGTTCCCGGATGGTACGGCGTCAACAGCGTCAAGTGGGTCGAAGAGCTCGTGATCATGGACGAGATGGTGACCGAGGGAGCGCTCGACCGTCCCGGCAAGCACGCATCCTGGCAGCAGGAGTCCTACCGCATTCACCCCGAGGGTGTCGAGCCCGACGCGCAAGCGACGATCGACGAGGTCGACACGTGGGCACAACTTGAGGGCGACGTCAGCTATCCGTATACGTTCGACGCGAACGTCATGTCGCTGATAGGCGCTCCGGACGGGGAGTCGCCCGTCCCGTTCGACCGCGACGGGATTACCGTACGCGGCGTCGCTTGGGCGGGTGACGACGCGGTCGACTACGTAGACGTGTCGACCGACGGCGGCGAGACGTGGGACGAGGCGGAACTGTTCGGTCCCGACTACGACGGAGCGTGGCGACTGTTTCGATACGACTGGGACGTCGAGCCCGGAACGCACGTGTTGTTCTCCCGTGCGACGGACGAACTGGGTCGACGGCAGCCGGTGAGCATCTCCGACCCGGACGCCTGGAACGAGGTGCTCGAAAACGACGAGTACCCCTGGAACGAAGGCGGGTACGCCGCAAACGCTTACGAGCCAAACGGCGTCGAGGTAACGATCCTCGAAGGCGACGACGAGTGA
- a CDS encoding dienelactone hydrolase family protein: MSSDSLVSIPVDDVELEGELIVSDDARGLVIFAHGSGSSRKSPRNNYVAEVLRERGVGTLLFDLLTEREDQSRENRFDIPLLTDRLVSVTEWVSQRNDTGDLRYGYFGSSTGAASALRAAARVDEDVGAVVSRGGRVDLASDVLEEVAAPVLLIVGGRDTEVLGLNREAHDRLECKRELHVVEGAGHLFEGAGELEEVAEVAADWFETKLQ; the protein is encoded by the coding sequence ATGTCCAGCGACAGTCTGGTATCCATCCCGGTCGACGACGTCGAACTCGAGGGTGAACTCATCGTTTCCGACGACGCACGCGGACTCGTAATCTTCGCCCACGGTAGCGGCAGCAGTCGGAAGAGTCCACGCAACAACTACGTCGCCGAAGTCCTTAGAGAGCGAGGAGTGGGGACGTTACTGTTCGATCTGCTCACCGAGAGAGAAGATCAGAGCCGCGAGAATCGTTTCGATATCCCGTTGTTGACCGACAGACTAGTTTCCGTAACGGAGTGGGTAAGTCAGCGTAACGATACCGGCGACCTTCGGTATGGATACTTCGGCTCGAGTACCGGCGCTGCGTCGGCCCTGCGAGCCGCAGCGCGTGTCGACGAGGACGTCGGTGCTGTCGTCTCTCGCGGTGGACGGGTCGATCTCGCGTCAGACGTCCTCGAGGAGGTCGCAGCACCGGTACTGCTTATCGTCGGCGGGCGGGACACGGAGGTTCTCGGGCTCAATCGCGAGGCTCACGATCGACTCGAGTGTAAGCGGGAACTGCACGTCGTCGAGGGTGCCGGACACCTCTTCGAAGGAGCGGGCGAGCTCGAAGAGGTCGCCGAGGTGGCGGCAGACTGGTTCGAGACGAAGCTGCAGTGA